Proteins encoded by one window of Streptomyces uncialis:
- a CDS encoding ribonuclease J, protein MSHPHPELGAPPKLPKGGLRVTPLGGLGEIGRNMTVFEYGGRLLIVDCGVLFPEEEQPGIDLILPDFSSIRDRLDDIEGIVLTHGHEDHIGGVPFLLREKPDIPLIGSKLTLALIEAKLQEHRIRPYTLEVTEGNRERIGPFDCEFIAVNHSIPDALAVAIRTPAGMVVHTGDFKMDQLPLDHRLTDLHAFARLSEEGIDLLLSDSTNAEVPGFVPPEREISNVLRTVFAGARKRIIVASFASHVHRIQQILDAAHEHGRRVAFVGRSMVRNMGIARDLGYLKVPPGLVVDVKTLDDLPDHQVVLVCTGSQGEPMAALSRMANRDHQIRIVQGDTVILASSLIPGNENAVYRVINGLTRWGANVIHKGNAKVHVSGHASAGELLYFYNICKPRNLMPVHGEWRHLRANAELGALTGVPHDRIVIAEDGVVVDLVEGKAKIVGKVQAGYVYVDGLSVGDVGEPALKDRKILGDEGIISVFVVIDSSTGKITAGPHVQARGSGIEDAAFSEVLPRVVEVLERSAQDGVVEPHQLQQLIRRTLGKWVSDNYRRRPMILPVVVEV, encoded by the coding sequence TTGAGTCATCCGCATCCTGAACTCGGTGCCCCGCCCAAGCTGCCCAAGGGCGGCCTGAGAGTCACCCCGCTCGGCGGTCTCGGTGAGATCGGCCGCAACATGACGGTCTTCGAATACGGCGGCCGTCTGCTGATCGTCGACTGCGGGGTGCTCTTCCCGGAGGAGGAGCAGCCTGGGATCGACCTGATCCTTCCGGACTTCTCGTCCATCCGGGACCGCCTCGACGACATCGAGGGCATCGTCCTGACCCATGGCCACGAGGACCACATCGGCGGTGTCCCCTTCCTCCTGCGGGAGAAGCCGGACATCCCGCTGATCGGCTCCAAGCTGACCCTCGCCCTGATCGAGGCCAAGCTCCAGGAGCACCGCATCCGTCCGTACACCCTGGAGGTGACGGAGGGCAACCGCGAGCGCATCGGCCCCTTCGACTGCGAGTTCATCGCCGTCAACCACTCCATCCCGGACGCGCTCGCGGTCGCCATCCGCACCCCGGCCGGCATGGTCGTGCACACCGGCGACTTCAAGATGGACCAGCTCCCGCTGGACCACCGCCTCACCGATCTGCACGCCTTCGCCCGGCTGAGCGAGGAGGGCATCGACCTCCTCCTCTCCGACTCGACCAATGCCGAGGTGCCGGGATTCGTCCCGCCCGAGCGGGAGATCTCCAACGTCCTGCGCACGGTCTTCGCGGGCGCCCGCAAGCGGATCATCGTGGCGAGCTTCGCCAGCCACGTCCACCGCATCCAGCAGATCCTCGACGCCGCCCATGAGCACGGCCGCCGGGTCGCCTTCGTCGGCCGCTCGATGGTCCGCAACATGGGCATCGCCCGTGATCTCGGCTACCTCAAGGTCCCCCCGGGCCTGGTCGTGGACGTCAAGACCCTCGACGACCTCCCGGACCACCAGGTCGTACTGGTCTGTACGGGGTCCCAGGGCGAGCCGATGGCCGCGCTGTCCCGGATGGCCAACCGCGACCACCAGATCCGGATCGTCCAGGGCGACACCGTGATCCTCGCGTCGTCCCTCATCCCGGGCAACGAGAACGCGGTCTACCGCGTGATCAACGGCCTGACCCGCTGGGGCGCCAACGTCATCCACAAGGGCAACGCGAAGGTGCACGTCTCCGGCCACGCCTCGGCCGGCGAGCTGCTGTACTTCTACAACATCTGCAAGCCGCGCAACCTGATGCCGGTCCACGGCGAATGGCGCCATCTGCGGGCCAACGCCGAGCTGGGCGCCCTCACCGGCGTCCCGCACGACCGCATCGTGATCGCGGAGGACGGTGTCGTCGTCGACCTGGTCGAGGGCAAGGCGAAGATCGTCGGCAAGGTCCAGGCCGGCTATGTCTATGTGGACGGCCTCTCCGTCGGTGACGTGGGCGAGCCCGCGCTCAAGGACCGCAAGATCCTCGGCGACGAGGGCATCATCTCCGTCTTCGTCGTGATCGACTCCAGTACCGGGAAGATCACCGCGGGCCCGCATGTCCAGGCCCGGGGTTCCGGTATCGAGGACGCCGCGTTCAGTGAGGTCCTTCCGAGGGTCGTCGAGGTCCTGGAGCGCTCCGCCCAGGACGGCGTGGTCGAGCCGCACCAGCTCCAGCAGCTGATCCGCCGGACCCTCGGCAAGTGGGTCTCGGACAACTACCGGCGCCGCCCGATGATCCTGCCGGTCGTGGTCGAGGTCTGA
- the dapA gene encoding 4-hydroxy-tetrahydrodipicolinate synthase yields MAPTSTPQTPFGRVLTAMVTPFTADGVLDLDGAQRLATHLVDAGNDGLVINGTTGESPTTTDTEKAELVRAVLDAVGDRAHVVAGVGTNDTRHSVELAHAAEKVGAHGLLAVTPYYNKPPQDGLRQHFTAIADATGLPVMLYDIPGRSGVPINTETLVRLAEHPRIVANKDAKGDLGRASWAISRSGLAWYSGDDMLNLPLLSVGAVGFVSVVGHVVTPELRSMIDAFTSGDVRKATEIHQRLLPVFTGMFRTQGVMTTKAALALQALPGGPLRLPMIGLTPEETIQLTKDLAAGGVQL; encoded by the coding sequence ATGGCTCCGACCTCCACTCCGCAGACCCCCTTCGGGAGGGTCCTCACCGCCATGGTCACGCCGTTCACGGCGGACGGCGTACTCGACCTCGACGGCGCCCAGCGGCTCGCCACCCACCTGGTGGACGCGGGCAACGACGGGCTGGTCATCAACGGGACCACCGGCGAGTCCCCGACCACCACGGACACGGAGAAAGCAGAGCTGGTACGAGCCGTCCTGGACGCCGTGGGCGACCGGGCCCATGTCGTCGCGGGGGTCGGCACCAACGACACCCGGCACAGCGTCGAGCTGGCGCACGCCGCCGAGAAGGTCGGAGCCCACGGCCTGCTCGCCGTCACCCCGTACTACAACAAGCCCCCGCAGGACGGCCTGCGCCAGCACTTCACCGCCATCGCGGACGCCACCGGGCTCCCCGTGATGCTGTACGACATCCCGGGCCGCAGCGGTGTCCCCATCAACACCGAGACACTCGTCCGGCTGGCCGAGCACCCCCGGATCGTCGCGAACAAGGACGCCAAGGGCGACCTCGGCCGCGCGAGCTGGGCGATCTCCCGCTCCGGTCTCGCCTGGTACTCGGGCGACGACATGCTGAACCTCCCGCTGCTGTCCGTCGGGGCGGTCGGGTTCGTCTCCGTGGTCGGCCATGTCGTCACCCCGGAGCTGCGGTCCATGATCGACGCGTTCACCTCCGGTGATGTGCGGAAGGCCACCGAGATCCATCAGCGGCTGCTGCCCGTGTTCACCGGGATGTTCCGCACCCAGGGCGTCATGACCACCAAGGCCGCGCTCGCCCTCCAGGCACTGCCCGGCGGTCCGCTGCGGCTGCCGATGATCGGGCTCACCCCCGAGGAGACGATCCAGCTCACCAAGGATCTCGCCGCGGGCGGGGTACAGCTCTAG
- the rpsO gene encoding 30S ribosomal protein S15: protein MSLDAATKKQIMAEFATKEGDTGSPEVQVAMLSRRISDLTGHLKIHKHDHHSRRGLLILVGQRRRLLQYLAKKDIQRFRALVDRLGIRRGAAGAK from the coding sequence GTGTCGCTCGACGCCGCTACGAAGAAGCAGATCATGGCCGAGTTCGCCACCAAGGAGGGTGACACCGGCTCCCCCGAGGTCCAGGTCGCCATGCTGTCGCGCCGGATCTCGGACCTGACCGGCCACCTCAAGATCCACAAGCACGACCACCACTCCCGTCGTGGTCTGCTGATCCTGGTCGGCCAGCGTCGCCGTCTGCTTCAGTACCTGGCCAAGAAGGACATCCAGCGCTTCCGCGCCCTCGTCGACCGCCTCGGCATCCGCCGTGGCGCGGCGGGCGCCAAGTAG
- the eccD gene encoding type VII secretion integral membrane protein EccD — protein MTASAPSGASGPTTTGGPGGPSGARGPGSTTGAGLGFCRVTIVAPDSRIDVALPDDVPVADLHPEILRLSQQSSGVAVPVGYHLVRRDGTVLDSARTFAAQRVLDGELLTLRPFAESLPPAVFDDVSQAVADAVSRDRALWSGELTRAAGLTGGGLLATLIAFVTWSADPRHDMNGLAGVLAAVAGLLLLTLGAVRARVYDDRASAISLGLGALPNLAVAGSGLLPLADGHGIGKLQFLLACAAVLLAAVVLTITSPRGDGPFVAFVLAAAIGLLTTFVALLADLTAVETAAICAPLAVGTLAFLPGLSLRFARLPIGFDPPSTTRGGYGPSGSYGDDPAPPEPVDADRIAAQARRGHELLVGLVGGCALVAVAAAAVLGFSDDVWGQLLALATGLSLLLRAQLFRYSAQVGATLAAGLGSLVLLGLGLALNPPAGLLRDALRGDSAALDIRTVWLVAALAVLAALVTAVGLIASRGGVSPFWGRFLEIAEGFFLLTLVPLALAVFDVYAKARAMTS, from the coding sequence ATGACGGCCTCCGCGCCCAGCGGGGCGAGCGGCCCCACCACGACCGGCGGACCCGGCGGCCCGAGCGGCGCACGGGGACCGGGGAGCACCACCGGCGCGGGCCTCGGCTTCTGCCGGGTCACCATCGTCGCCCCCGACAGCCGGATCGACGTGGCCCTCCCCGACGACGTCCCCGTCGCCGACCTCCACCCCGAGATCCTCCGGCTCTCCCAGCAGAGCTCCGGTGTCGCGGTCCCCGTCGGGTACCACCTCGTCCGCCGCGACGGCACCGTCCTCGACAGCGCCCGCACCTTCGCCGCCCAGCGCGTGCTCGACGGCGAACTGCTCACCCTGCGCCCGTTCGCCGAGTCGCTGCCCCCCGCCGTCTTCGACGACGTCTCCCAAGCGGTCGCCGACGCCGTCTCCCGGGACCGAGCCCTGTGGAGCGGCGAACTGACCCGCGCCGCCGGACTCACCGGCGGGGGACTCCTCGCGACCCTCATCGCCTTCGTGACCTGGTCCGCCGACCCCCGGCACGACATGAACGGCCTCGCGGGCGTCCTCGCCGCCGTCGCCGGACTCCTCCTGCTGACCCTCGGCGCCGTCCGCGCCCGCGTCTACGACGACCGCGCCTCCGCGATCTCGCTGGGCCTCGGCGCCCTCCCCAACCTCGCCGTCGCCGGTTCCGGACTGCTGCCCCTCGCCGACGGCCACGGCATCGGCAAACTCCAGTTCCTGCTGGCCTGCGCCGCCGTCCTGCTCGCCGCCGTGGTCCTCACCATCACCTCCCCGCGCGGCGACGGCCCCTTCGTCGCCTTCGTCCTCGCCGCCGCGATCGGCCTGCTCACCACCTTCGTGGCCCTGCTCGCCGACCTCACCGCCGTCGAGACCGCCGCGATCTGCGCGCCCCTCGCCGTCGGCACCCTCGCCTTCCTGCCCGGCCTCTCGCTGCGCTTCGCCCGCCTCCCCATCGGCTTCGACCCGCCCAGCACCACCCGCGGCGGCTACGGCCCGAGCGGGAGTTACGGCGACGACCCCGCGCCCCCCGAGCCCGTGGACGCCGACCGGATCGCCGCCCAGGCCCGCCGCGGCCATGAACTCCTCGTCGGACTCGTCGGCGGCTGCGCCCTGGTCGCGGTGGCCGCCGCCGCCGTCCTCGGCTTCTCCGACGACGTCTGGGGCCAGCTCCTCGCCCTCGCGACCGGACTGTCCCTGCTGCTGCGCGCCCAGCTCTTCCGCTACTCGGCCCAGGTCGGCGCCACCCTCGCCGCCGGTCTCGGCTCGCTCGTCCTGCTCGGCCTCGGCCTCGCCCTCAACCCCCCGGCCGGCCTGCTGCGCGACGCCCTGCGCGGTGACAGCGCCGCCCTGGACATCCGTACCGTCTGGCTCGTCGCCGCGCTCGCCGTGCTGGCCGCCCTCGTCACCGCCGTGGGCCTGATCGCCTCGCGCGGCGGGGTCAGCCCCTTCTGGGGCCGCTTCCTGGAGATCGCCGAGGGATTCTTCCTGCTCACCCTGGTCCCGCTGGCCCTCGCCGTCTTCGACGTGTACGCCAAGGCCCGCGCGATGACCAGCTGA
- the dapB gene encoding 4-hydroxy-tetrahydrodipicolinate reductase: MSKLRVAVVGAKGRIGSEAVRAVEAAADLELVAALGRGDKLETLADQGVQVAVELTTPGSVMGNLDFCVRHGIHTVVGTTGWTEDRLTQLRTTLAASPETGVLIAPNFSIGAVLTMKFAQIAAPYFESVEVIELHHPNKADAPSGTATRTAQLIAAARAEAGSAPQPDATVTALEGARGADVDGVPVHAVRLRGLLAHQEVLLGGEGETLTVRHDSLHHSSFMPGILLGVRRVVDTPGLTFGLEHFLDLG, translated from the coding sequence ATGAGCAAGCTGCGTGTGGCGGTCGTCGGAGCCAAGGGCCGTATCGGCTCCGAGGCCGTACGAGCCGTCGAAGCCGCCGCCGACCTGGAACTGGTGGCCGCCCTCGGCCGCGGCGACAAACTGGAGACCCTGGCCGACCAGGGCGTCCAGGTCGCCGTCGAGCTGACCACCCCCGGGTCGGTCATGGGCAACCTCGACTTCTGCGTACGGCACGGCATCCACACCGTCGTCGGGACGACCGGCTGGACCGAGGACCGCCTCACGCAACTGCGCACCACCCTCGCCGCGTCCCCGGAGACCGGCGTGCTCATCGCGCCGAACTTCTCCATCGGCGCCGTCCTCACCATGAAGTTCGCGCAGATCGCCGCGCCCTACTTCGAGTCCGTCGAGGTCATCGAGCTGCACCACCCGAACAAGGCCGACGCACCCAGCGGCACCGCGACCCGCACCGCCCAGCTGATCGCCGCCGCCCGCGCCGAAGCGGGCAGCGCCCCCCAGCCGGACGCCACGGTCACCGCGCTGGAGGGTGCCCGCGGCGCCGACGTCGACGGTGTCCCCGTCCACGCCGTGCGGCTGCGCGGGCTCCTCGCCCACCAGGAGGTACTGCTCGGCGGCGAGGGCGAGACGCTCACCGTCCGCCATGACTCGCTGCACCACAGCAGCTTCATGCCCGGCATCCTGCTGGGCGTGCGCCGCGTGGTGGACACCCCAGGCCTCACCTTCGGCCTGGAACACTTCCTGGACCTCGGCTGA
- a CDS encoding polyribonucleotide nucleotidyltransferase — MENETHYAEAVIDNGAFGTRTIRFETGRLARQAAGSAVAYLDDDTMVLSATTASKKPKDQLDFFPLTVDVEERMYAAGKIPGSFFRREGRPSEDAILTCRLIDRPLRPSFKKGLRNEIQVVATIMALNPDHLYDVVAINAASASTQLAGLPFSGPIGGVRVALIRGQWVAFPTHTELEDAVFDMVVAGRTLDDGDVAIMMVEAEATEKTIKLIEGGADAPTEEVVAAGLDAAKPFIKVLCRAQADLAAKAAKPTGEFPVFLDHQDDVLEALTAAVKDELAQALTIAGKQERESELDRVKGLAAEKLLPQFEGREKEISAAYRALTKSLVRERVIKEKKRIDGRGVTDIRTLAAEVEAIPRVHGSALFERGETQILGVTTLNMLRMEQMLDTLSPVTRKRYMHNYNFPPYSVGETGRVGSPKRREIGHGALAERALVPVLPTREEFPYAIRQVSEALSSNGSTSMGSVCASTMSLLNAGVPLKAPVAGIAMGLISQEIDGETHYVTLTDILGAEDAFGDMDFKVAGTKKFVTALQLDTKLDGIPASVLAAALKQARDARLHILDVMMEAIDTPDEMSPNAPRIITVKIPVDKIGEVIGPKGKMINQIQEDTGAEITIEDDGTIYIGAADGPAAEAARTTINSIANPTMPEVGERYLGTVVKTTTFGAFVSLLPGKDGLLHISQIRKLAGGKRVENVEDVLGVGQKVQVEIAEIDSRGKLSLIPVVEGEDASEDAKDDAAK, encoded by the coding sequence GTGGAGAACGAGACCCACTACGCCGAGGCCGTCATCGACAACGGCGCCTTCGGTACCCGCACCATCCGCTTCGAGACGGGCCGTCTGGCCCGTCAGGCCGCCGGCTCCGCCGTGGCCTACCTGGACGACGACACCATGGTGCTGTCGGCCACCACCGCTTCCAAGAAGCCCAAGGACCAGCTCGACTTCTTCCCCCTCACGGTGGACGTCGAGGAGCGCATGTACGCGGCCGGGAAGATCCCCGGTTCCTTCTTCCGCCGCGAGGGCCGCCCCAGCGAGGACGCGATCCTCACCTGCCGGCTGATCGACCGCCCGCTGCGCCCGTCCTTCAAGAAGGGCCTGCGCAACGAGATCCAGGTCGTCGCCACGATCATGGCGCTCAACCCGGACCACCTGTACGACGTCGTCGCGATCAACGCCGCGTCCGCGTCCACGCAGCTCGCCGGGCTGCCCTTCTCCGGCCCGATCGGCGGCGTCCGCGTCGCCCTGATCCGCGGCCAGTGGGTGGCGTTCCCGACGCACACCGAGCTCGAGGACGCCGTCTTCGACATGGTCGTCGCGGGCCGCACCCTCGACGACGGCGACGTCGCGATCATGATGGTCGAGGCCGAGGCCACCGAGAAGACCATCAAGCTGATCGAGGGCGGCGCCGACGCCCCCACCGAGGAGGTCGTCGCGGCCGGTCTGGACGCCGCGAAGCCCTTCATCAAGGTCCTGTGCCGCGCGCAGGCCGACCTCGCCGCCAAGGCCGCCAAGCCGACCGGCGAGTTCCCGGTCTTCCTCGACCACCAGGACGACGTCCTGGAGGCCCTCACGGCCGCCGTCAAGGACGAGCTCGCCCAGGCCCTCACCATCGCGGGCAAGCAGGAGCGCGAGTCCGAGCTGGACCGCGTCAAGGGTCTCGCCGCCGAGAAGCTGCTCCCGCAGTTCGAAGGCCGCGAGAAGGAGATCTCCGCCGCTTACCGCGCGCTGACGAAGTCCCTGGTCCGCGAGCGCGTGATCAAGGAGAAGAAGCGCATCGACGGCCGCGGTGTCACCGACATCCGCACCCTGGCCGCCGAGGTCGAGGCCATCCCGCGGGTCCACGGCTCCGCCCTGTTCGAGCGCGGCGAGACCCAGATCCTGGGCGTCACCACGCTGAACATGCTCCGCATGGAGCAGATGCTCGACACGCTTTCCCCCGTGACGCGCAAGCGCTACATGCACAACTACAACTTCCCGCCGTACTCCGTCGGTGAGACGGGCCGCGTCGGCTCCCCCAAGCGCCGCGAGATCGGCCACGGCGCGCTCGCCGAGCGCGCCCTGGTGCCGGTCCTGCCGACGCGCGAGGAGTTCCCCTACGCGATCCGCCAGGTCTCCGAGGCCCTCAGCTCCAACGGCTCCACGTCGATGGGCTCGGTCTGCGCCTCCACCATGTCCCTGCTGAACGCCGGTGTGCCCCTCAAGGCCCCCGTCGCCGGTATCGCCATGGGCCTGATCTCGCAGGAGATCGACGGCGAGACGCACTACGTCACCCTCACCGACATCCTCGGTGCGGAGGACGCCTTCGGCGACATGGACTTCAAGGTCGCCGGTACCAAGAAGTTCGTCACCGCCCTCCAGCTCGACACCAAGCTGGACGGCATCCCCGCGTCCGTCCTGGCCGCCGCGCTGAAGCAGGCCCGTGACGCGCGTTTGCACATCCTCGACGTGATGATGGAAGCCATCGACACGCCGGACGAGATGTCCCCGAACGCCCCGCGGATCATCACCGTGAAGATCCCCGTGGACAAGATCGGCGAGGTCATCGGCCCCAAGGGCAAGATGATCAACCAGATCCAGGAGGACACCGGCGCCGAGATCACGATCGAGGACGACGGCACCATCTACATCGGTGCCGCCGACGGACCGGCCGCCGAGGCCGCCCGCACCACGATCAACAGCATCGCCAACCCGACCATGCCGGAGGTCGGCGAGCGTTACCTGGGCACGGTCGTCAAGACGACCACGTTCGGCGCGTTCGTCTCGCTGCTCCCGGGCAAGGACGGTCTGCTGCACATCTCGCAGATCCGCAAGCTCGCCGGTGGCAAGCGTGTGGAGAACGTCGAGGACGTGCTCGGTGTGGGCCAGAAGGTCCAGGTCGAGATCGCCGAGATCGACTCCCGCGGCAAGCTCTCCCTGATCCCCGTGGTCGAGGGCGAGGACGCTTCCGAGGACGCGAAGGACGACGCCGCCAAGTGA
- the thyX gene encoding FAD-dependent thymidylate synthase, translating into MTDTPAGEQKPSFRGDITVELVKHTASDADVLFAARVSTVGEQSLDELGKDPARSKGLLNYLMRDRHGSPFEHNSMTFFISAPIFVFREFMRHRVGWSYNEESGRYRELQPVFYVPDGSRKLVQRGRPGKYVFDEGTEQQQELVGRAMEDSYLRSYEAYREMLDAGVAREVARSVLPVGLYSSMYATCNARSLMHFLGLRTQHELAKVPSFPQREIEMVGERMEARWAELMPLTYEAFNANGRVAP; encoded by the coding sequence GTGACCGACACCCCTGCCGGCGAGCAGAAGCCGAGCTTCCGCGGCGACATCACCGTCGAGCTGGTCAAGCACACCGCGAGTGACGCCGATGTGCTGTTCGCGGCCCGTGTGTCGACCGTCGGCGAGCAGTCCCTGGACGAGCTCGGCAAGGACCCCGCGCGCTCCAAGGGCCTGCTCAACTATCTGATGCGCGACCGGCACGGCAGTCCGTTCGAGCACAACTCGATGACGTTCTTCATCAGCGCCCCGATCTTCGTGTTCCGCGAGTTCATGCGGCACCGCGTGGGCTGGTCGTACAACGAGGAGTCGGGCCGCTACCGGGAGCTCCAGCCCGTCTTCTACGTACCGGACGGGTCCCGCAAGCTGGTCCAGCGGGGCCGCCCCGGCAAGTACGTCTTCGACGAGGGCACCGAGCAGCAGCAGGAGCTCGTCGGCCGGGCCATGGAGGACTCCTACCTCCGGTCGTACGAGGCGTACCGGGAGATGCTGGACGCCGGTGTCGCCCGTGAGGTGGCGCGCTCGGTGCTCCCCGTCGGCCTGTACTCCAGCATGTACGCCACGTGCAACGCGCGCTCGCTGATGCACTTCCTCGGTCTGCGCACCCAGCACGAGCTCGCGAAGGTGCCCTCGTTCCCGCAGCGGGAGATCGAGATGGTGGGGGAGCGGATGGAGGCGCGCTGGGCGGAACTCATGCCGCTCACGTACGAGGCCTTCAACGCCAATGGCCGGGTCGCCCCCTGA
- a CDS encoding M16 family metallopeptidase: protein MTSRSLRATARVSSETRAVARTQTLLKGKDGIGTVRRTTLPGGLRVVTETLPSVRSATFGIWAHVGSRDETPTLNGATHYLEHLLFKGTAKRTALDISSAIDAVGGEMNAFTAKEYTCYYARVLDTDLPLAIDVVCDMLTGSLIRQEDVDAERGVILEEIAMTEDDPGDCVHDLFAHTMLGDTPLGRPVLGTVDTVNALTADRIRRFYKKHYDPTHLVVAAAGNVDHHKVVRQVRAAFERAGALDRADATPLAPREGRRAIRTAGRVDVVDRRTEQAHVVLGMPGLARTDERRWALSVLNTALGGGMSSRLFQEVREKRGLAYSVYSYTSGFADCGLFGVYAGCRPGQVNDVLKICRDELDQVAEHGLSDDEITRAVGQLAGSTVLGLEDTGALMNRIGKSELCWGEQMSVDDMLGRIAAVTPDEVREVARDILGQRPSLSVIGPLKDKQTARLGEAVG, encoded by the coding sequence GTGACGTCCCGTAGTCTGCGCGCGACGGCCCGTGTCTCCTCGGAGACGCGGGCCGTCGCCCGTACCCAAACCCTGCTCAAGGGCAAGGACGGCATCGGCACCGTGCGCCGCACCACCCTGCCGGGCGGCCTGCGGGTCGTCACCGAGACCCTGCCCTCCGTACGCTCCGCGACCTTCGGGATCTGGGCCCACGTCGGTTCCCGCGACGAGACGCCCACGCTGAACGGCGCCACCCACTATCTGGAGCACCTCCTCTTCAAGGGCACCGCCAAGCGGACCGCCCTCGACATCTCCTCCGCGATCGACGCGGTCGGCGGCGAGATGAACGCCTTCACGGCGAAGGAGTACACCTGCTACTACGCCCGGGTGCTCGACACCGATCTGCCGCTCGCCATCGACGTGGTCTGCGACATGCTCACGGGCTCCCTCATCCGCCAGGAGGACGTGGACGCCGAGCGCGGCGTCATCCTCGAAGAGATCGCGATGACGGAGGACGACCCGGGCGACTGCGTGCACGACCTGTTCGCGCACACCATGCTCGGTGACACCCCGCTCGGCCGCCCGGTCCTCGGCACGGTCGACACCGTCAACGCGCTCACCGCGGACCGGATCCGCCGCTTCTACAAGAAGCACTACGACCCGACCCACCTCGTCGTCGCCGCCGCGGGCAATGTCGACCACCACAAGGTCGTCCGCCAGGTCCGCGCCGCCTTCGAGCGGGCGGGCGCCCTCGACCGCGCCGACGCGACCCCCCTCGCCCCCCGCGAGGGCCGCCGCGCCATCCGCACCGCGGGCCGGGTCGATGTCGTCGACCGCCGTACCGAGCAGGCCCATGTCGTCCTCGGCATGCCCGGCCTCGCCCGGACCGACGAACGCCGCTGGGCGCTCAGCGTGCTGAACACCGCCCTCGGCGGCGGGATGTCCTCCCGGCTCTTCCAGGAGGTCCGCGAGAAGCGCGGCCTCGCCTACAGCGTGTACTCGTACACCTCGGGCTTCGCGGACTGCGGCCTCTTCGGCGTCTACGCGGGCTGCCGGCCGGGCCAGGTCAACGATGTGCTCAAGATCTGCCGCGACGAGCTGGACCAGGTCGCCGAGCACGGACTGTCCGACGACGAGATCACCCGCGCCGTCGGTCAGCTCGCCGGCTCCACCGTCCTCGGTCTGGAGGACACCGGCGCGCTGATGAACCGCATCGGCAAGAGCGAGCTGTGCTGGGGCGAGCAGATGTCGGTCGACGACATGCTCGGCCGGATCGCCGCGGTCACCCCGGACGAGGTCCGGGAGGTCGCCCGCGACATCCTGGGGCAGCGTCCGTCGCTGTCGGTCATCGGCCCGCTGAAGGACAAGCAGACGGCCCGGCTCGGCGAAGCGGTCGGCTGA